The genomic segment CGCGCCGGGCCGCACCGGCCGGCACATCGTCTACACGATCTGGCAGGCCAGCCACCTGGACCAGTCCTACTACCTGTGCAGTGACGTGGACTTCGGCGGGTCCGGCCCGACCACCCCGCCGACCAGCACCCCGCCCACCAGCACCCCGCCGACGAGCACGCCGCCCACGAGCACGCCGCCGAGCAGCCCGCCGCCGACCACGCCGAACCCGGCCGGTGGCTGCACCGCGACGTACGCGATCACCGGTACGTGGGGTGGCGGTTTCCAGGCCGACGTGAAGGTGACGAACAACAGCGGCTCGCCGATCCGCGGCTGGTCGGTTAGCTGGAACTACCAGAACGGCCAGCAGGTCAGCTCGGCGTGGAACGCCACCGTGAGCACGAGCGGAACGCTGGTGACGGCACGCAACGTGGCCTACAACGGCTCGCTCGCGCCGGGCGCGAGCACCTCGTTCGGCTTCACCGGCTCGGCCGGTGCGACGAATCCGGTGCCCAGCATCGTGTCCTGCACGACGACCTCCTGACGGCTGCCGTCCCGGTCGGGGCCCTGCTCGGCACCTGCTGTGGTGTTAAGCAGGGCCCCTTCCTCTACCGCAGGCGTTAAGAAGGGGCCCTTCCTTTCACACCAGGCAGTTGACGATGTCGGCCACCGGGCGGCGGCGGCCGGTGTAGAACGGGATCTCCTCCCGTACGTGCCGGCGGGCGCCGGAGGCGCGCAGGTCACGCATCAGGTCCACGATCCGGTGCAGCTCGTCGGCCTCGAACGCCAGCATCCACTCGTAGTCGCCGAGCGCGAACGAGGCGACCGTGTTGGCCCGCACGTCCGGGTAGCCCCGGGCCATCTTGCCGTGCTCGGACAGCAGTTCCCGCCGCTCGGCGTCGGGCAGCAGGTACCACTCGTACGAGCGCACGAACGGGTAGACGCACAGGTAGGCGCGCGGCTGCTCGTCGGCCAGGAACGCCGGGATGTGGCTCTTGTTGAACTCGGCCGGGCGGTGCAGCGCCATCTGCGACCAGACCGGGGTGAGCGCCCGGCCCAGCGTGGTGCGGCGGAACCGCAGGTACGCGTCCTGCAGCGCGTCGCTGGACGACGAGTGCCACCAGATCATCAGGTCGGCGTCGGCGCGCAGCCCGGCCACGTCGTACGTGCCCCGGATCGTGACGTCCTTGCCGGCCAGCTCGGTGAAGAGCGACTCGACCTCGTCGACGACGTTCTCCCGCAGCGACGGCAGCGGGCTGGTGGCCCGGTACACCGACCACATCGTGTAGCGGATGGTCTCGTTGAGCTCCCGCAGCCGCGCCGCGTTGGTCTGCTCGGTCATGCTGCCGATCCTCCCAGTGCCGTGATGATCTCTTCGGCCGCCGTCTCGCCGGAGCGGACGCAGACCGGAATGCCGACGCCGTCGTAGCCGGCGCCGGCCACCGCCAGCGTCGGGTACGCGGCGCGCAGCGCCGTCCGGACCGCCGCGACCCGGGCGGTGTGCCCGGGCGTGTACTGCGGCAGCGCGCCACCCCACCGCTGCACGTGCCGGGCCACCGGGGCCGGCAGCGGCTCGCCGAGCACCGCCGACAGCTCCCGGTGCACCGTGTCGGCCAGGTCGTCGTCGGTGAGCTGCAGCGACGTCTCGTCGCCGTACCGGCCCACCGAGGCGCGCACCAGCGCCAGCCCGTCCGGCCGCCGCAGGTGCCCCCACTTGGTGGTGAAGAACGTGGACGCCTTGATCGTCAGCCCTTCGCCGGCCGGGACCAGGAAGCCGGACAGCTCCGGCAGGGCCGGACCGGGCAGGGCGAGGGTGATCAGGGCGACGCTGGCGTAGTCGAGCGCGCCGACGGTGTCGGCCGCCTCGGGCGCGGCGGTGGCGAGGAGCCGGCCGGCCGGTCGGGCCGGCACCGCGAGCAGCACCGCGTCGGCCTCGACGTGCTCGGCGTCGCGGGTCGGCCCGACGGTGAGCCGCCAGCCCGACGGGGTGCGGCGCAGCTCGCGTACCGCCGCGCCCCGGCGGATCGTCGCCCCGCTCGCCGTCGCCGCCGCCTCGACCAGCGTGCTCAGCCCACCGGCCAGGGTGCCGAAGACGGGTGCGCCGGGCGCGCGCGGCGCGGCGGCCTGCGCGGCGCGTACCGCACCGACGAGCGTGTGCTCGGCCCGGGCCGCGCGAGCCAGCGCCGGCATCGTGGTGACCAGCGACAGGTCGTCGGCCCGCCCCGCGTACACGCCGCCGAGCATCGGGTCGACCAGCCGGTCCACCACCGCGTCACCGAGCCGCTTGCGGACCAGCTCGCCGACCGACGTGTCCTCGCCGTCGGCCAGCAGCGGCCGGCCCGCGTCGCGGTCGGCGTCCGCGGCCGGCGGCGCGACCGCCGCCACCTTGTCCAGATCCCCGGGAACGCCGACGAGCGTGCCGCCCGGCACCGGGTGCAACGTGCCGTCGACGAGCAGGGCGGCCTGCCCGACCGTGGGGTGCACGATCGAGTCGTCCAGGCCGAGGCGGCGGGCCAGCTTGGCCGCTGCCGACTCGCCACCGGCCGGGTCGCGCATCAGGAACGACTCCGCGCCGAACTCGACCGGCCCACCGGCGAGCTCACCGGTGAACAACTTGCCGCCGAGGCGGCCGGACTGCTCGTACACGGTGACCTCGGTGCCCTCGGGGGCCCGGTCGCGCAACCGGACGGCGGCGGCCAGCCCGGTGATCCCGCCACCGACGATCGCCACCCGCCACGGTCGCACCACTGTCTCCTCCTAGCGCTCCGGTCGCGTGGTCAGCTCGTGCACCAGCGCGACCACCCGGGTCAGCACCTCGGGGTCGGTTTCCGGCAGGACGCCGTGACCGAGGTTGAACACGTGTCCGGGAGCGGCCCGGCCCTGCTCGACGATGCGCCGCACCTCGGTCTCCACCACCGGCCAGGGGGCGAGCAGCACGGTCGGGTCGAGGTTGCCCTGCACCGCCTTGTCCGGCCCGATCCGGCCGGTGGCGACGTCCAGCGGCGTACGCCAGTCGACGCCCACCACGTCGGCGCCGGCCTCGCCCATCGCGCCGAGCAGCTCACCGGTGCCCACCCCGAAGTGGATGCGCGGCACGCCGGTGCCGGCTAGCCCGCCCAGCACGTACGTCGAGTGCGGCAGCACGAAACGGCGGTAGTCGGCCTCGGACAGCGCACCGGCCCACGAGTCGAACAGCTGCACCGCGGAGACGCCGGCGTCGATCTGCACCTGGAGGAACGCCAGGGTCACCTCGGCCAGCCGGGCGCACAGCGCGTGCCACAGGTCCGGGTCGCCGTACATCAGCGCCTTGGTCTTGGCGTGGGTCCGCGACGGCCCGCCCTCGACCAGGTAGCTGGCGAGCGTGAACGGCGCCCCGGCGAAGCCGATCAGCGGGGTGTCGCCCAGCTCGACGACGAGCCGGCGGACCGCCTCGTCCACGTACGACACCTCGTCGCGGCCGATCGGGGTGATCCGCTCGACGTCGGCGGCGGTACGGATCGGCTCGGCCACCACCGGGCCGGTGCCGGGCACGATGTCCAGGTCGATGCCGGCCGCGGCGACCGGCACCACGATGTCGCTGAACAGGATCGCCGCGTCCACGCCGTGCCGGCGCACCGGCTGGAGCGTGATCTCGGTGACCAGGTCCGGCCGGCGGCAGGACTCCAGCATCGGCACGTTCGCCCGGATCTCGCGGTACTCCGGCAGCGACCGGCCGGCCTGGCGCATGAACCAGACCGGGGTGTGCGGGCCCGGCTCGCGCCGGCAGGCGCGCACGAAGGGCGAGTCGGCCGGCCCGCCGCGGCGGGGTTCTCCGTCTCGGGCGGCAGTGCCCGTGGTGTCGGTGGTCATCGCGGCAATCGTGCCACGCCCCCGGCACGCGCCCGCGCTCACCGTCCGCATTTGTGACGTAGAAGGAAGGGCCCCCGCTTAACGCCTCCGGTAGAGGAAGGGCCCCTTCTTAACCGTCGATCAACCGGCGCGCCGTCACGCACCGCGCGGCGGGCGCGGCATAGGCTGCCCGCATGGCCCCCCCGATCGCGCTCCCGGAAACGTTCGCTCGCGCGGTCGCGGGGCTGCGATCGGTGACACCCCGCCCGGAGATCGTTCTCGAGGAGGTCGGCGCGCCGCAGCGGCTGGCCCCGTACGCCTTCGCGCTCTCCGCCGCCGTGATGCGCGACGACGACGAGGTGGCCACCGGCCGGCTGATCCTGCTGCACGACCCGGCCGGCCACGAGGCGTGGCAGGGCACGCTGCGCCTGGTCACGTACGTCACCGCCGAACTGGAGGTCGACCTGGCCAGCGATCCGCTGCTGCCCGGCGTCGGCTGGACCTGGCTGACCGACGCGCTGGACGCGCAGGGCGCCGGGCACCGGGCGATCGGCGGCACCGTCACCCAGACGCTGTCCACCCGCTTCGGCGAGCTGGCCGGCCCGCCCGCCGCCGGTGACATCGAGATCCGCGCCTCCTGGACGCCGCTGCGCGCCGACCTGGGCCCGCACCTGCTCGGCTGGTGCACGCTGCTGGCCTCCACGGCCGGCCTGCCGCCGCCCGGCGTCACCGCGCTGCCCCGCCGCTCCGCCGGCGCCGCCTGACCGCCGTTCGTCGGCTCGCGAGGGCCGCGTACCGGCACACGGGTCGCCTCACGCGCGACGACCGTTGCGGCGGGCCGGGCGCGGTTCGCGGCCGGCGTACCCCCGGGGTTGACGCGCGAAGGCCGCCCCGCGCGTGCGGGACGGCCTCACGGCGGACGCCGGATCAGAGGTAGTTCTCGGCCTCGTCGCAGACCTTGTCCAGACCCTTGTTCGCCGCCTCGAAGGCCGCCCGGTCGCCGCGCGACGCCGCCGCGATGGCGGTGGTCAGCTTGTCCAGGCAGCTCGCGATGACCTTCTTCTGCCGGGCCTGCTCGTCCCGGTCGTTCTTGGTGCCGGTCAGGTCCTGCTGCGTGTCCGACAGCCGATCCTGGACCGTCTTCAGCTCACCCTTGAGCTTCTCCATCTCCTGCTGGTTCGCCGAGATGGTGCCGTCGCGCTGGCTGACCAGCTGCCGGGACTTGTCCAGCTCGCCGTTCGTGGAGACGTACAGGAAGGTCATCACGCCGCCGAAGACGAGCAGCAACGCGGCGACGAGGCCGAGCACCAGCAGAGCGGCCTTCCGGCTGCCGCCGGCGGCCGGGGCGGCACCGGGCGGACCGTACGGGCCGGGTGGCCCGGACATCGGCGGCGGCCCGAAGCCGGGGCCGGACACCGGCGGAGCGGACGCCGGCGGGACCGACATCGGCTGCGCGTAGCCGGGCCCGGAGACGGGCGGGACGGACACCGGCGGGACGGACACCGGCGGCGCCGACATCGGCTGTGCCGGCGGAGGCACCGGGGCGGCGCCCGGCGCGTAGCCCGGCTGTCCCGGCGCGGCGGGCGGATATCCGGCGTACCCGGGGGCGCCGTCGGGCGCGGCGGGCTGGTGCAGGGTCGGCGCGGGCTGGTTCGGGTCGTACTGCTGGGGCGCGGGCCGGCTGCCGTACACGTTGCCGTAGACCGTGCCCCCCGGCGCCGGGGGCGGGTTGTCGCCCCCGGCCGGTGGGTAGGACATGTCGTTCCTCCAGATGTGCTGGTCCCCCGCGGGGTGGCCCGATGGGCCGGGGTCGATGCGGTGCGGTCACCCACACCGGTGTGGGCGGCCGGTCAGCAGAGGCGGAACCGGTCGCAGGCGGTCTTGATCGGCACCGCGAGCCCGATGCCCTCGGCGTTGCGGGCCTTGGCCGTGGCGATGCCGACGACCTCTTTCGAGCCGTTGATGACCGGGCCGCCGGAGTTGCCCGGGTTGATCGGGGCGTCGAACTGGATCACCGGGCCACCGCCGCTCTCGTCCTCGCGGAACGCGCTGACCACGCCCGTGGTGACGCTGTCCTGCAGCCCGAGCGGCGCGCCGACCACGATGATCTGCTGGCCGGACCGCACCGGGGCGCGGGCCGCGACCAGACCGGTGAACTTGGCCGTGGTCCGCAGCTGCGCCAGGTCCTTGTCCTTGTCGGTGGCGATGATCGTCGCCTCGAACCGCTGGTCCTTGCGCTCCAGGAACACCTTGCGCTCACCGGCGGTGAAGACCGACTCGACCACGTGGAAGTTCGTCAGCAGCGTGGTGCCGCCGCCGGAGGGGGCCTTGCCGACGGCGAACGCCGTACCGGTGAACTGCCCGGCCCGCACCCGGAACACGCTCGGCAGCACCGCGCCGGCCACCGCCTCCGGGTTGAAGGCCGCGTCGGCCTGCTTCTCCAGGCTGCCGGCGCGCTGCTCCAGGCCGTCGAGCCGGCTGGCGTCCGCGCCCTGCCCCTCGGCCATCCGCTTGTCGGCGGCGGCGAGCCGGTCGTCGAGCCGGTAGATCTGGTACGCCTGCACGCCGGTGACCAGCGCCAGCACCGCGGCCAGGGCCAGCGCCACCACCGCCAGGCGGCTGCGCCGGGCCGGCGGGCCGGCGGGCGGCGTGCCGAAGCCGGCCGGGCCGCCGGCGAGGGCCTGCTGACCCGGGTACGCCGAGGCGGGCGCGGACACGGGCTGACCCGGGTAGGCGGGCGCGGACACGGGCTGGCCCGGGTAGGCCGGCGCGGCGGGCCGGGGATCCGGGTAGGACGACGAGCCCGGCCCGCCCGGGTACGACGGCGACACGGCCGGCTGACCCGGGTACGCCGGAGCGGACGCCCGGGAGGTCTGCGGCGGTACGGACCCGTAGGACGACGGCTGGGCCGTACCGGTGCCGTAGGACGACTGCCCGGGCTGGGGGCCGTAGGACGACCCGCCCGGCCGGGCCGGGGTCGCGACGCCGGACGCGGCGGCATAGGGCGTGGACTGCGGCGGGCCCGACGGGTCCGGGTATCCCGCGGACGGCTGGCCGGCGCGCGCCGACGGTGCCGGGTAGCCGGGCGTGCCGCCCCACTCGGCTCCACCGGCGAACGATCCGGGCGCCGGTGCCGGAGCGCCGGGCGGGGCGAAGCGCGGCGGCAGCGGCCCCGGCCGGTCGGCTGCCGTGTCGCCGCCGCCCTGACCCGGCGCGTCGTCGCCGGTTCCGTACCCGCCTGTCATGTTCGTCCGTCCTCCCCGTCGGCTTCACCGACGCCCCCCGGCCGCTGTGGCACCCGTACGCCGTTCGCGGCTCGATGGACCGTACCGGCGGGATCGGGCTTTGTCTTCCCCCTTGTCCGACCCTCTCACGGCCCCGCAACCCGCACCTTTCCGGTCACCCGGCGGCCGTCTCGCCGACACGCGCCCGACCGGCTGCGCACACCGGATCGTCCGGCCTACTAGGGTTGTCAGGTGACCGACGAACCACCCCTGCGCCGTCGGGCCGCCGAAAGCCGTACCGGAGAGGCGTCCGCCCGTCCGACGTCGGCCCTGCCGGAGCCGGCGGACGCGGGGCCCGAGACCGATCCGGGCGCGGCCGTCCCCCTGACCGCGCCGCGCGAGGGCACGCCCGCTCCGGTGGCCACACCTGCCGAGCTGGACGAGGTCGTGGCCCGCTTCGCGGCCGGCACCGGCCCGGTTGCCCTGGACGCCGAACGCGCCTCCGGCTACCGCTACAGCCAGCGCGCCTATCTGGTGCAGCTGCGCCGCGGCGGCGCCGGCACCGCGCTCATCGACCCGCTGCCACTGCCCGACCTGTCCGCCCTGGACGCGGCGATCGCCGAGACCGAGTGGGTGCTGCACGCGGCCAGCCAGGATCTCGCCTGCCTGGCCGAGGTGGGGCTGCGCCCGCGCCGGTTGTTCGACACCGAACTGGCCGCCCGGCTGGCCGGATTCGAGCGGGTCGGCCTGGCCGCGCTGACCGAACAGCTGCTCGGCTTCAGCCTGGAGAAGCACCACTCGGCCGCCGACTGGTCGAGCCGGCCGCTGCCGGAGTCCTGGCTGACGTACGCGGCGCTGGACGTCGAACTGCTCGTGGATCTGCGCGACGCGCTGGACGAGGAGTTGCAGCGGCAGGGCAAGTCCGGCTGGGCGGCGGAGGAGTTCGACGCGCTGGTGCGCAACGGCGCCCGTCCGCCGCGCGTGCGCGCGGAGCCGTGGCGGCGCACGTCCGGCATCCACCGGGTACGCGGCGCGCGCGCCCAGGCCCGGGTGCGATCCCTCTGGTACGCGCGGGACCAGATCGCCTCCCGCCGGGACGCCGCGCCGGGGCGGGTGCTGCCCGACTCGGCCATCGTGGCCGCCGCCGAGCTGGACCCGAAGGACGAGAAGACACTGCTGACGCTCCCCGGGTTCGGAGGGCGGTCGGTGCGCCGGCTGGCGCGTACCTGGCTGGCGGCGCTCGACGACGCGCGCCAGTTGCCGGACGACGCGTTGCCGGTGAGCCCGGCCGTGGAGGGGCCGCCTCCGCCGCACCGCTGGGCCGAACGCGACCCGGTGGCGGCCGGCCGGCTGGCCCGTGCCCGGGAGGTGGTGGTCGGCGCCGCCGGGGCGCACCGGCTGCCGGCGGAGAACCTGATCGCACCGGACTCGATCCGCCGGCTGGCGTGGCAGCCGCCCGCGGAGATCACCGACGACACGGTGGCGGAGACGCTGCGCGGGTTCGGGGCCCGGGAGTGGCAGATCGGGCTGCTCCTGCCCGCTCTGACGGAGGCGTTGCGCACCCCGCAGCAGTGACGGCCGCGGGCGGGGTGTGAGGTGGGCCACGCGGGGGGTGGTGCCACGTCTGGTTACTGACGAGTAGCATCCGGGGGAAATGCCCGTGCCGAGGGAGGCTCCAAGTGCCCCGTGAAGTCCGGGATGTCGTCTTCGTCGACGGCGTCCGTACCCCGTTCGGCAAGGCGGGTGGGATGTACGCCAACACCCGCGCCGACGATCTGGTGATCCGCTGCATCCGCGAGCTGATGCGCCGCAACCCGCAACTGCCGCCGGAGAAGGTGGAGGAGGTGGCCATCGCCGCCACCACCCAGATCGGTGACCAGGGCCTGACCATCGGCCGCACCGCCGCCCTGCTGGCCGGCCTGCCCAAGACCGTGCCCGGCTTCGCCATCGACCGGATGTGCGCCGGCGCGATGACCGCCGTCACCACAGTGGCCAGCGGCATCGCCATGGGCGCGTACGACGTCGCCATCGCCGGCGGCGTCGAGCACATGGGCCGCCACCCGATGGGCGAGGGCGTCGACCCCAACCCGCGCATCGTCGCGGAGAAGCTCGTCGACCCGTCCGCCCTGGTGATGGGCTCCACCGCGGAGAACCTGCACGACCGCGTCCCGCACATCACCAAGGAGCGCACCGACGCGTTCGCGCTGGCGTCGCAGCAGAAGACCGCCAAGGCGTACGCCAACGGCAAGCTCCAGGGCGACCTGGTGCCGGTGGCGACCCGCGACCCGGAGACGGGCTGGGGTCTGGCCACCGTGGACGAGGCGCCCCGCGACACCTCGATGGAGAAGCTGGCGAGCCTGAAGACCCCGTTCCGGCCGCACGGCAAGGTCACCGCCGGTAACGCGGCCGGCCTGAACGACGGCGCCACCGCCGCGCTGCTGGTGGCCGAGGAGACCGCCCGCGAGCTGGGCCTGCCGGTCGGCATGCGCCTGGTGTCGTTCGGTTTCGTCGGCGTCGAGCCCGAGGTGATGGGCGTCGGCCCGATCCCGTCGACCGAGAAGGCGCTGCGCATCGCCGGCCTGAGCATCGACGACATCGGCCTGTTCGAGCTGAACGAGGCGTTCGCGGTGCAGGTGCTCGCCTTCCTCGACCACTTCGGCATCGCCGACGACGACCCGCGGGTCAACCCGTGGGGCGGCGCGATCGCCATCGGTCACCCGCTCGCGTCCTCCGGCGTCCGGCTGATGACCCAGCTCGCCCGCCAGTTCGCCGAGCACCCCGAGGTCCGCTACGGCCTCACCGCCATGTGCATCGGCATCGGCATGGGCGGCACCGTGATCTGGGAGAACCCGCACTGGGAGGGCAACAAGTGAGCGCGCTCGCCGCACCGAACGAGGTCGTCACCAAGGCGCTGCTGCGCCAGGTGTCCGTACCCGGGCTGGACCGGCCCGCCGCCCTCATCACCCTGGACAACGGCTTCGACCACACCAAGCCGAACACCTTCGGCCCGGCCGGCCTGACCAGCCTGGACGAGGCGATCACCGCCGCGCTGGCGGCGGAGCCGGCGTTCATCGCGGTCACCGGCAAGCCGTACATCTTCTGCGTGGGCGCGGACATCGTCGGCCTGCCCGCGCTGGAGAACCGCGAGCAGGCGCTGGAGATCGGGCGGCTGGGCCACCGGGTCTTCGCCCGGCTCAAGGACAGCGACGTCCCCACCTTCGCGTTCGTCAACGGCGCGGCGATGGGCGGCGGCCTGGAGCTGGCGCTGCACTGCCACTACCGGACCCTGTCGGCGGGCGCGGCGGCCCTCGCGCTGCCCGAGGTCTCGCTCGGCCTGATCCCCGGCTGGGGCGGTACGCAGCTGCTGCCGAACCTGATCGGCATCCCGGCCGCGACGCAGGTGATCATCCAGAACCCGCTGATGCAGAACAAGATGCTCAAGCCGAAGCAGGCTGCCGAGATGGGCATCGCGGACGTGCTGCTGGAGCCGGCCGACTTCGTGGAGCGGTCGCTGGAGTGGGCCGCCGGCGTGGTCCGGGGCGAGGTCGCCGTCACCCGTCCCGAGGTCGACAAGGACATGTGGGCAGGCGTGCTCTACTTCGCCCGGCAGACCCTGGACCAGCGGCTGCACGGCGCGGTCCCGTCCGCGTACAAGGCGCTGGACCTGCTGGAGACGGCGAAGGACGCCGACTTCGCCACCGGCACCGCGGCGGAGGACGAGGCCCTGGCGGACCTGGTCTTCTCCGAGGAGCTGCGCAGCGGCCTGTACGCCTTCGACCTGGTGCAGCGGCGGGCCAAGCGCCCGGCCGGCGCGCCGGACAAGGGCCTGGCCCGCCCGGTCACCAAGGTCGGCATCGTCGGTGCCGGTCTGATGGCCAGCCAGCTCGCGCTGCTGTTCGCCCGGCGGCTGCAGGTGCCGGTCGTGATGACCGACCTGGATCAGTCCCGGGTGGACAAGGGTGTCGGCTACGTGCACACCCAGATCGAGAAGGCCGTCAGCAAGGGCCGGATGGACAAGGGTACCGCGGCCAAGCTGTACGGCCTGGTCAGCGGCTCGGTCGACAAGTCCGTCTTCGCCGACGCCGACTTCGTCATCGAGGCCGTGTTCGAGGACCTGGGCGTCAAGAAGCAGGTCTGGGCCGAGCTGGAGAAGATCGTCAAGCCGGAGGCGGTGCTCGCCACCAACACCAGCTCGCTGTCCATCACCGCGATGGCCGCCGAGCTGGAGCACCCGGAGCGGGTGGTCGGCTTCCACTTCTTCAACCCGGTCGCGGTGCTGCCGCTGCTGGAGATCGTCCGCGGCGAGCGGAGCGACGACGTCACGCTGGCCACCGCGTTCGCGGTCGGCAAGCAGCTCAAGAAGTCGTCGGTGCTGGTGAAGGACGCCCCCGCGTTCGTGGTGAACCGGCTGCTGACCCGCTTCCTCGGCACCGTGTTCGCGGCCGTCGACCAGGGCACCCCGCTGGACGTGGCGAACAGCGCGCTGGACCCGCTGGGCCTGCCGATGCGCCCGCTGGCGCTGCTGCAGCTCGTCGGGCCGGCCGTGGCGTACCACGTCGGCGGCACCCTGCACGAGGCGTTCCCGGACCGGTTCGGCGTCAGCGAGAACCTCAAGCGGATCGCCGACTCGGGCCAGCCGATCGTGGTCGACGATCAGATCAACGACGAGGTGGCGAAGCTGCTGGTGGTCGGCGACGAGCCGCTCACCGCCGAGCAGGTCCGGCAGAACGCGCTGGACGCGCTGGCGCAGGAGATCCGGCTCATGCTCGACGAGGGCGTCGTCGCCGAGGCGCAGGACATCGACCTGTGCATGATCCTCGGTGCCGGCTGGCCGTTCCACCTGGGCGGTGTCACGCCGTACCTGGACCGGACCGGCACCTCCGAGCGGGTGACCGGCAAGCGGTTCCTGCCGCGCGGCGTGGCAAGCCTGCGCTGAGGCGACCGCACCGCATCGATCGCGGTGGTCGGGCTGTCCGTTCCGGACGGTGCGGCCACCGCGATCGGCGTTCGCGGCCCAGGTCACGGGTAGGTCGCGGTTTGGTGTCCCCGCCCTTGTGCGGACAGCGGGTTGTCGGTGGTCCTGGCTACGATCACGCGTCCAGTTTTCTCACAGGAGCTGCCTACATGTCCCAGCCGCCGTCCAGTCCCTACCCCGGCAACTACCCCTCCCCCCAGCAACAGCCCGGTGGCTACCAGCCGCCGCAGCAGCCGCAGTACGGCGGCGACTACCCGCAGGCTCCTCAGCAGCAGTACGGCGGCGACTACCCGCCGCAGCAGCAGTACGGCAGCCAGCTCGGTGCGCCGGTCCCGCCGAAGAAGAAGTCCGGCGCGGGCAAGGTCCTGCTGATCGTCCTCGCCGTGGTCCTGGTGCTCTGCGTCG from the Micromonospora sp. WMMA1947 genome contains:
- the hemQ gene encoding hydrogen peroxide-dependent heme synthase, whose translation is MTEQTNAARLRELNETIRYTMWSVYRATSPLPSLRENVVDEVESLFTELAGKDVTIRGTYDVAGLRADADLMIWWHSSSSDALQDAYLRFRRTTLGRALTPVWSQMALHRPAEFNKSHIPAFLADEQPRAYLCVYPFVRSYEWYLLPDAERRELLSEHGKMARGYPDVRANTVASFALGDYEWMLAFEADELHRIVDLMRDLRASGARRHVREEIPFYTGRRRPVADIVNCLV
- the hemG gene encoding protoporphyrinogen oxidase, whose protein sequence is MVRPWRVAIVGGGITGLAAAVRLRDRAPEGTEVTVYEQSGRLGGKLFTGELAGGPVEFGAESFLMRDPAGGESAAAKLARRLGLDDSIVHPTVGQAALLVDGTLHPVPGGTLVGVPGDLDKVAAVAPPAADADRDAGRPLLADGEDTSVGELVRKRLGDAVVDRLVDPMLGGVYAGRADDLSLVTTMPALARAARAEHTLVGAVRAAQAAAPRAPGAPVFGTLAGGLSTLVEAAATASGATIRRGAAVRELRRTPSGWRLTVGPTRDAEHVEADAVLLAVPARPAGRLLATAAPEAADTVGALDYASVALITLALPGPALPELSGFLVPAGEGLTIKASTFFTTKWGHLRRPDGLALVRASVGRYGDETSLQLTDDDLADTVHRELSAVLGEPLPAPVARHVQRWGGALPQYTPGHTARVAAVRTALRAAYPTLAVAGAGYDGVGIPVCVRSGETAAEEIITALGGSAA
- the hemE gene encoding uroporphyrinogen decarboxylase; amino-acid sequence: MTTDTTGTAARDGEPRRGGPADSPFVRACRREPGPHTPVWFMRQAGRSLPEYREIRANVPMLESCRRPDLVTEITLQPVRRHGVDAAILFSDIVVPVAAAGIDLDIVPGTGPVVAEPIRTAADVERITPIGRDEVSYVDEAVRRLVVELGDTPLIGFAGAPFTLASYLVEGGPSRTHAKTKALMYGDPDLWHALCARLAEVTLAFLQVQIDAGVSAVQLFDSWAGALSEADYRRFVLPHSTYVLGGLAGTGVPRIHFGVGTGELLGAMGEAGADVVGVDWRTPLDVATGRIGPDKAVQGNLDPTVLLAPWPVVETEVRRIVEQGRAAPGHVFNLGHGVLPETDPEVLTRVVALVHELTTRPER
- a CDS encoding DUF3000 domain-containing protein, translated to MAPPIALPETFARAVAGLRSVTPRPEIVLEEVGAPQRLAPYAFALSAAVMRDDDEVATGRLILLHDPAGHEAWQGTLRLVTYVTAELEVDLASDPLLPGVGWTWLTDALDAQGAGHRAIGGTVTQTLSTRFGELAGPPAAGDIEIRASWTPLRADLGPHLLGWCTLLASTAGLPPPGVTALPRRSAGAA
- a CDS encoding trypsin-like peptidase domain-containing protein translates to MTGGYGTGDDAPGQGGGDTAADRPGPLPPRFAPPGAPAPAPGSFAGGAEWGGTPGYPAPSARAGQPSAGYPDPSGPPQSTPYAAASGVATPARPGGSSYGPQPGQSSYGTGTAQPSSYGSVPPQTSRASAPAYPGQPAVSPSYPGGPGSSSYPDPRPAAPAYPGQPVSAPAYPGQPVSAPASAYPGQQALAGGPAGFGTPPAGPPARRSRLAVVALALAAVLALVTGVQAYQIYRLDDRLAAADKRMAEGQGADASRLDGLEQRAGSLEKQADAAFNPEAVAGAVLPSVFRVRAGQFTGTAFAVGKAPSGGGTTLLTNFHVVESVFTAGERKVFLERKDQRFEATIIATDKDKDLAQLRTTAKFTGLVAARAPVRSGQQIIVVGAPLGLQDSVTTGVVSAFREDESGGGPVIQFDAPINPGNSGGPVINGSKEVVGIATAKARNAEGIGLAVPIKTACDRFRLC
- a CDS encoding ribonuclease D gives rise to the protein MTDEPPLRRRAAESRTGEASARPTSALPEPADAGPETDPGAAVPLTAPREGTPAPVATPAELDEVVARFAAGTGPVALDAERASGYRYSQRAYLVQLRRGGAGTALIDPLPLPDLSALDAAIAETEWVLHAASQDLACLAEVGLRPRRLFDTELAARLAGFERVGLAALTEQLLGFSLEKHHSAADWSSRPLPESWLTYAALDVELLVDLRDALDEELQRQGKSGWAAEEFDALVRNGARPPRVRAEPWRRTSGIHRVRGARAQARVRSLWYARDQIASRRDAAPGRVLPDSAIVAAAELDPKDEKTLLTLPGFGGRSVRRLARTWLAALDDARQLPDDALPVSPAVEGPPPPHRWAERDPVAAGRLARAREVVVGAAGAHRLPAENLIAPDSIRRLAWQPPAEITDDTVAETLRGFGAREWQIGLLLPALTEALRTPQQ
- a CDS encoding thiolase family protein is translated as MPREVRDVVFVDGVRTPFGKAGGMYANTRADDLVIRCIRELMRRNPQLPPEKVEEVAIAATTQIGDQGLTIGRTAALLAGLPKTVPGFAIDRMCAGAMTAVTTVASGIAMGAYDVAIAGGVEHMGRHPMGEGVDPNPRIVAEKLVDPSALVMGSTAENLHDRVPHITKERTDAFALASQQKTAKAYANGKLQGDLVPVATRDPETGWGLATVDEAPRDTSMEKLASLKTPFRPHGKVTAGNAAGLNDGATAALLVAEETARELGLPVGMRLVSFGFVGVEPEVMGVGPIPSTEKALRIAGLSIDDIGLFELNEAFAVQVLAFLDHFGIADDDPRVNPWGGAIAIGHPLASSGVRLMTQLARQFAEHPEVRYGLTAMCIGIGMGGTVIWENPHWEGNK